In Brevibacillus brevis, a genomic segment contains:
- a CDS encoding L-fucose/L-arabinose isomerase family protein — translation MNMQQPIKPVKKARIGLYTIGLAAYWQQFPGLRERLLEYGRFLKSKMSEFGEIHDYGLVDSEGEGRKAGEWFQERNVDLIFCHSGTYSTSSAVLPVHQICKAPVVVLNVQPTARMNYAETTTGEWLAHCGACPVPEISNAFARAGIAFRVVNGLLGLDYTPAISLADEKTHDHPAAKRSWAAIQEWIRAASVPRTLRHSRFGFLGNTYSGMLDMYSDFTMIQAQTGLHVEILEMCDLDRLLREVTDSEVKAKLAEVQEMFTISEDVPADPIARRPTDEQMEWSCRVAAAQERLVREYDLDALTYYYHGAPGSTYEKLQSGFIVGHSLLTARGIPCAGEGDLKTAVAMKICDILGTGGSFSEIVVVDYEDETILLGHDGPFHIAISEGKPVLRGMGLYHGKQGTGVSVEAKVKTGPVTTLNVTQTGEGRLKLIISEGESTNGTIMKIGNTQTPVKFRRHPDEYMEQWFHEAPTHHCAMAIGHQAKLFQKVAELMGLAQVTL, via the coding sequence ATGAACATGCAGCAACCTATCAAGCCGGTAAAAAAAGCGAGGATCGGCCTTTATACGATCGGCCTTGCCGCCTATTGGCAGCAGTTTCCCGGGCTGCGGGAAAGGCTTTTGGAATACGGTCGTTTTTTGAAAAGCAAAATGTCCGAATTCGGTGAGATTCATGATTACGGATTGGTGGATTCAGAGGGGGAGGGGAGAAAAGCGGGCGAATGGTTTCAGGAGAGAAACGTCGATCTGATCTTTTGCCACTCCGGGACGTACAGCACGAGCTCGGCCGTTTTGCCCGTCCATCAAATTTGCAAGGCGCCGGTCGTGGTTCTGAATGTGCAGCCTACTGCAAGGATGAACTACGCAGAGACGACGACAGGCGAATGGCTGGCGCACTGCGGAGCGTGTCCCGTGCCGGAAATCTCCAACGCATTTGCCCGGGCAGGCATAGCGTTTCGCGTCGTCAATGGGCTGCTGGGTCTGGATTACACGCCAGCCATTTCGCTTGCCGATGAAAAGACCCACGACCATCCTGCCGCCAAGCGGTCATGGGCGGCCATCCAGGAGTGGATCCGGGCTGCCTCTGTCCCCCGTACCTTGCGACATAGCCGCTTCGGCTTTCTCGGGAACACGTACAGCGGGATGCTCGACATGTACAGCGACTTTACCATGATCCAGGCGCAGACGGGGCTTCATGTAGAGATTCTGGAAATGTGCGATCTGGACCGCCTGTTGCGGGAAGTGACCGACAGCGAGGTGAAGGCAAAGCTTGCGGAAGTGCAGGAGATGTTCACGATCAGCGAAGACGTGCCAGCCGATCCGATCGCCCGGCGCCCGACCGATGAACAGATGGAGTGGTCCTGCCGGGTCGCAGCGGCACAGGAACGCCTGGTGAGGGAATACGACCTGGATGCGTTGACCTATTATTACCACGGAGCGCCGGGAAGTACATACGAAAAGCTGCAAAGCGGATTCATCGTGGGCCACTCGCTGCTGACGGCCCGCGGGATACCTTGCGCTGGCGAGGGGGATCTCAAGACGGCGGTCGCCATGAAAATCTGCGACATATTGGGGACAGGAGGGAGCTTTTCGGAGATCGTCGTGGTCGATTACGAAGACGAAACGATCCTGCTCGGACACGACGGGCCGTTTCATATCGCCATTTCGGAAGGAAAACCCGTCCTGCGTGGCATGGGGCTCTACCACGGCAAACAGGGTACCGGTGTATCTGTGGAGGCGAAAGTAAAAACGGGTCCGGTCACGACGCTAAACGTCACCCAGACGGGCGAGGGCCGATTGAAACTGATCATCAGCGAGGGAGAATCGACGAACGGTACTATCATGAAAATCGGAAATACCCAGACGCCGGTCAAATTCAGGCGGCACCCGGACGAGTACATGGAGCAATGGTTCCACGAAGCGCCAACGCACCACTGCGCCATGGCCATCGGGCATCAGGCGAAGCTCTTCCAGAAAGTAGCCGAGCTCATGGGACTCGCTCAAGTGACATTGTGA
- the rhaS gene encoding rhamnose ABC transporter substrate-binding protein: MKKFFASCLSLLLVGTLLVGCSTQPPKPAGNAGGDTGGKKRFAIIFKNTGNPYGEKQMEGFKTAIEELGGEAILKAPDQPTAEAQIQMIEELISQKVDAIAIVGNDPDALQPALKKAMDAGIKVLSLDSAVNAQSRMVHVNQADPERIGRVQIQAVSEMIGGKGEIAVLSATSQATNQNTWIEWMKKELEDPKYKDIKLVKVAYGDDLRDKSVSETEALLKSYPDLKGIIAPTTVGIAAAGKVLTDKGLKGKVALTGLGLPSEMAEYIESGVCPWMYLWNPVDVGYLSGYAADALVKGTITGKAGEKFSAGRLGEKEIIQDGDGTQIMLGDPFKFDPSNIGEWKTVY; this comes from the coding sequence ATGAAGAAATTTTTCGCGTCGTGTCTGTCACTGCTGCTCGTAGGCACCTTGCTGGTCGGTTGCAGCACGCAACCACCGAAGCCGGCTGGCAATGCTGGCGGTGATACCGGAGGGAAAAAGCGGTTTGCCATCATTTTTAAAAACACAGGAAACCCGTACGGGGAGAAACAGATGGAAGGATTCAAGACCGCCATTGAGGAGCTTGGCGGAGAGGCGATCTTGAAAGCTCCCGACCAGCCTACGGCAGAAGCGCAAATCCAGATGATCGAGGAGCTCATCTCGCAAAAAGTGGATGCGATCGCAATTGTGGGCAATGATCCGGATGCGCTGCAGCCAGCTCTGAAGAAAGCGATGGATGCGGGCATCAAGGTGCTTTCTTTGGACTCGGCCGTCAATGCGCAAAGCCGGATGGTCCACGTCAACCAGGCGGACCCGGAACGCATCGGTCGCGTACAGATCCAGGCGGTCAGCGAAATGATTGGCGGCAAGGGTGAGATCGCTGTACTGAGCGCCACTTCGCAAGCAACCAACCAAAATACGTGGATCGAATGGATGAAAAAAGAGCTGGAGGATCCGAAATATAAGGACATCAAGCTGGTAAAAGTGGCCTATGGGGATGACCTTCGCGACAAGAGCGTGTCCGAGACTGAAGCGCTCTTGAAATCGTATCCGGATTTGAAGGGGATCATTGCACCGACGACTGTGGGGATTGCAGCTGCAGGCAAGGTGCTGACGGATAAAGGCCTGAAAGGAAAAGTGGCGTTGACAGGTCTGGGTCTGCCTAGCGAGATGGCGGAGTACATCGAAAGCGGCGTGTGCCCGTGGATGTACCTGTGGAATCCGGTCGACGTCGGCTACTTGTCCGGCTATGCCGCAGACGCTCTCGTAAAAGGAACGATCACCGGGAAAGCGGGAGAGAAATTCAGCGCGGGCCGTCTGGGCGAGAAAGAGATCATCCAGGACGGGGACGGCACCCAAATCATGCTGGGCGATCCGTTCAAGTTCGATCCGAGCAACATCGGGGAATGGAAAACCGTTTACTAA
- a CDS encoding AraC family transcriptional regulator, which produces MGNYVEKAAHDWTDDSVRIIATPSWTAKSTYYYVQEIGHFRTRPGYFTERQHLHSFLIVFTLSGKGYLRYRDRAYELRPGQLFFIDCQEYQHYTTDKRELWEMVWVHFHGSGSRGYYEQFARSGTPVLTLDEGSPIPGIIRQLLEINRRKDVRTEPLSSKYLVDLLTELLMATHPPENAGAFLPAHIQQIMGDLDRRFREKISLDQLASQHSISKYHLLREMKKYTGYTPNEYVILQRITYAKELLMYSDMTIAAIAAQTGMDNVSHFINLFKQRVEMTPLAFRKKWRRLP; this is translated from the coding sequence ATGGGAAACTACGTGGAAAAGGCCGCACATGACTGGACAGACGATTCTGTCCGGATCATCGCGACCCCGAGCTGGACGGCCAAATCGACCTATTACTACGTTCAGGAAATCGGGCATTTTCGCACGCGGCCCGGGTATTTCACCGAACGGCAGCACTTGCATTCGTTTCTCATCGTCTTTACGCTCTCGGGAAAAGGCTACCTGCGCTATCGAGACCGCGCATACGAGCTTCGTCCGGGCCAACTGTTCTTCATCGATTGCCAAGAATACCAGCACTACACAACCGATAAGCGCGAGCTGTGGGAAATGGTGTGGGTGCATTTCCACGGAAGCGGCAGCCGCGGCTACTACGAACAGTTCGCTCGAAGCGGCACGCCCGTCCTCACGTTGGACGAGGGAAGCCCCATTCCCGGAATCATCCGCCAGCTTCTGGAGATCAATCGCCGCAAAGACGTTCGCACGGAGCCGCTTTCCTCGAAATATCTCGTGGATTTGCTGACCGAGCTGCTCATGGCGACTCATCCGCCGGAGAATGCGGGGGCCTTTTTACCCGCCCATATCCAGCAGATCATGGGGGACCTGGACCGCCGGTTTCGGGAAAAAATCTCCCTGGACCAACTCGCTTCCCAGCACTCCATCAGCAAGTACCACCTGCTTCGCGAAATGAAAAAGTACACGGGCTACACGCCAAACGAGTACGTCATTTTGCAGCGGATTACGTACGCCAAAGAGCTGCTCATGTACTCGGACATGACGATCGCCGCCATCGCAGCCCAGACGGGAATGGACAATGTGAGCCACTTCATCAACCTGTTCAAGCAGCGAGTGGAAATGACCCCGCTTGCATTTCGAAAAAAGTGGCGACGGCTCCCTTAG
- a CDS encoding ATP-binding protein — protein sequence MKKIWMKLALVLMAVGGMAVLLSTVLSISEMDYHFGMYQEEVRGQHNQELSQLAIRTYGERDGWDEQALQKLEAVSSVLGLQVALYDNRHELIRAWGAGASESSTVDEIPLSREGTSIGYLAVAHHDRSQYQSMEAHFQLAHTTAMQWTMFALMLLVVVISVFLARTLVRPIVQISAAAEKVAKGRLDVQVELPVGRDEISSLVDTFNNLVHSLRCQEELRKRLTSDIAHELRTPLNTLLAQVEAMIDGVWAASPEHLESTRREVLRLSTLVQDLDQVIQVEAGALPMNRSQVHLSRLAGEVIEGMSAAFSRTGIQVDPQLGADVWVSGDRQRLAQVMTNLLHNACKHTDEGGRVIVKVWRAGKTAALQIADNGAGIPGEDLPFVFERFYRGDRARTREKGGTGLGLTIAKGIVEAHEGEITLESEVGRGTTVTITFPAAEPPDRA from the coding sequence ATGAAGAAAATATGGATGAAGCTCGCATTGGTGTTGATGGCGGTCGGTGGCATGGCGGTTCTGCTCTCGACCGTGCTTTCCATTTCGGAGATGGACTATCATTTTGGCATGTACCAGGAGGAGGTCCGCGGTCAGCACAACCAGGAGCTGTCACAGCTGGCGATTCGAACGTACGGAGAGCGGGACGGTTGGGACGAGCAGGCCCTGCAAAAATTGGAGGCGGTCTCGTCCGTACTGGGGTTGCAGGTAGCCCTGTACGATAACCGGCACGAACTGATTCGCGCATGGGGAGCTGGGGCGAGTGAAAGCAGCACGGTCGACGAAATACCCCTGTCTCGGGAAGGAACGAGCATCGGCTATCTGGCAGTTGCGCATCATGACCGCAGCCAGTACCAATCCATGGAAGCTCATTTCCAGCTGGCACATACGACCGCGATGCAGTGGACCATGTTTGCCCTGATGCTGCTGGTAGTCGTCATCAGCGTTTTTTTGGCGAGGACGTTGGTGCGGCCGATCGTACAGATCAGCGCTGCCGCCGAAAAAGTGGCAAAAGGACGGCTCGATGTCCAGGTGGAGCTTCCTGTGGGACGGGACGAAATTTCTTCACTGGTTGACACGTTCAACAACCTTGTCCACAGCCTCAGATGCCAGGAAGAACTGCGCAAACGTCTGACCTCCGACATCGCTCACGAGCTGCGCACGCCGCTGAATACGCTGCTGGCTCAAGTAGAGGCGATGATCGACGGGGTATGGGCGGCGAGCCCCGAGCATTTGGAGTCTACACGCCGCGAAGTGCTTCGTTTGAGCACGCTGGTACAAGATTTGGATCAAGTGATTCAGGTGGAGGCAGGAGCCCTGCCAATGAACCGCTCGCAGGTACATCTCAGCCGGCTCGCCGGGGAAGTGATCGAGGGGATGAGTGCAGCCTTTTCCCGCACTGGCATCCAGGTGGATCCGCAGCTCGGGGCTGACGTATGGGTGTCGGGAGATCGACAAAGGCTGGCCCAGGTGATGACCAATCTGCTGCACAACGCCTGCAAGCATACGGATGAGGGAGGGCGGGTCATCGTCAAGGTTTGGCGGGCGGGAAAGACGGCAGCCCTGCAAATCGCGGATAATGGCGCAGGAATCCCGGGAGAAGACCTTCCGTTCGTCTTTGAGCGCTTTTACCGTGGAGACCGGGCACGAACCCGGGAAAAGGGCGGGACAGGCCTTGGACTCACCATCGCGAAAGGAATCGTGGAAGCGCATGAGGGTGAGATCACACTGGAAAGTGAAGTGGGGAGAGGGACAACCGTCACCATCACCTTTCCCGCGGCCGAACCGCCTGACCGTGCCTAA
- a CDS encoding DeoR/GlpR family DNA-binding transcription regulator: MLVAERHEKIVRLVNDRGSIRVSELSEICQVTEETIRRDLDRLEEAGRLLRSHGGAVSIADHQPEIPYIEREITQMEEKKRIARKAVSYIEPNDRIILDASTTAWYMASIIPDLPLTVLTNSIKVAMELSNKEKVEVISTGGKLAPRSLSFLGPSAERSLDQYHVDKVFLSCKGIHLERGISESNEMQALVKKKMIGISDKVYLLADTSKFGVQAFTYFAQLGQMDEIITDSEIEAVQMRQLEEKGVVVTIAP; this comes from the coding sequence ATGCTTGTAGCGGAAAGACATGAAAAGATTGTACGTCTGGTCAACGATAGAGGCAGTATCCGTGTATCGGAGCTCAGCGAAATTTGCCAGGTGACGGAGGAAACCATCCGGCGCGATCTGGACCGGCTGGAAGAGGCGGGACGCTTGCTTCGCAGCCATGGCGGAGCGGTCAGCATCGCGGATCATCAGCCGGAGATTCCGTACATCGAACGGGAAATCACCCAAATGGAGGAGAAGAAGCGCATCGCGAGAAAGGCGGTTTCCTATATTGAGCCAAACGACCGCATTATTCTGGATGCGAGCACGACGGCATGGTACATGGCATCGATCATTCCGGATCTTCCCCTGACCGTGCTGACCAATTCCATCAAGGTGGCGATGGAGCTGAGCAACAAGGAAAAAGTCGAGGTCATTTCGACCGGCGGCAAGCTTGCACCGCGTTCCCTTTCGTTTTTGGGACCTAGCGCGGAAAGGTCGCTGGACCAGTATCACGTCGACAAAGTGTTTCTCTCCTGTAAAGGCATTCACCTGGAGCGCGGCATCAGCGAGTCCAATGAGATGCAAGCGCTGGTCAAGAAAAAGATGATCGGGATTTCCGACAAAGTCTATCTGCTCGCGGATACCAGCAAGTTTGGCGTGCAGGCCTTTACGTATTTCGCTCAGCTCGGGCAGATGGACGAAATCATTACCGATAGCGAGATTGAGGCTGTTCAGATGCGGCAGCTGGAGGAAAAAGGTGTCGTCGTGACGATTGCCCCATAG